A single genomic interval of Brevundimonas diminuta harbors:
- the acnA gene encoding aconitate hydratase AcnA — MPSIDSFKTRQDLSVGRKKYAYYSLPAAEEAGLTGISRLPRSMKVLLENLLRNEDGVSVTEDDLKAVAAWVENKGSVEHEIAFRPARVLMQDFTGVPAVVDLAAMRDAMSALGADAAKINPLVPVDLVIDHSVMVDNFGTSKAFGQNVEREYERNIERYNFLRWGSSAFNNFRVVPPGTGICHQVNLENLAQTVWTLDEGKKTVAYPDTVVGTDSHTTMINGLAVLGWGVGGIEAEAAMLGQPIPMLIPEVIGFKLTGTMPEGTTATDLVLTVTQMLRKKGVVGKFVEFFGDALPNMTIEDQATIANMAPEYGATCGFFPVSAATIGYLTATGRDKARVALVEAYAKAQGLWIDETSEDPVFTDVLELDISTVVPSLAGPKRPQDRVELTTAAPAFETALTDVFARPADAPRAEVEGEKFTVGDGDVVIAAITSCTNTSNPSVLIAAGLVARKANALGLKAKPWVKTSLAPGSQVVTDYLTDAGLQKDLDALGFNLVGYGCTTCIGNSGPLDPAISKAINDNALVATSVLSGNRNFEGRVNPDVQANYLASPPLVVAYAIAGSMRIDITKDPIGQDKKGNDVFLKDVWPTTQEIADIQRKSVTPAMFAKRYKDVFKGDKHWQAIKVTGGQTYEWDDSSTYVANPPYFDGLSMDLTPVQDVVEARVLAIFGDSITTDHISPAGSIKKTSPAGVYLTNHGVEAAEFNSYGARRGNHEVMMRGTFANIRIKNRITPEIEGGVTKHFPSGDTMSIYDAAMRYQSEGRPLVVFAGKEYGTGSSRDWAAKGTRLLGVRAVIAESFERIHRSNLVGMGVVPLQFKQDGWLKLGLTGEEIVTIRGLSDANIGKLKPRQDLWVELFRPSDGKMARFPVRCRIDNQTELDYLLAGGVMPYVLRNLARGPETEAPIAAE, encoded by the coding sequence ATGCCGTCGATCGACAGCTTCAAGACCCGCCAGGACCTTTCCGTCGGGCGTAAGAAATACGCCTATTACAGCCTTCCCGCCGCCGAGGAAGCCGGTCTGACCGGGATTTCCCGCCTGCCGCGCTCGATGAAGGTGCTGCTGGAGAACCTGCTGCGCAACGAGGACGGCGTTTCCGTCACCGAAGACGACCTGAAGGCCGTCGCCGCCTGGGTCGAGAACAAGGGCTCGGTCGAGCACGAGATCGCCTTCCGTCCGGCCCGCGTGCTGATGCAGGACTTCACCGGCGTGCCGGCCGTGGTCGATCTGGCCGCCATGCGCGACGCCATGAGCGCCCTGGGCGCCGACGCCGCCAAGATCAACCCGCTGGTGCCGGTCGATCTGGTCATCGACCACTCGGTCATGGTCGACAACTTCGGCACGTCCAAAGCCTTCGGCCAGAACGTCGAGCGCGAATACGAGCGCAACATCGAACGCTACAACTTCCTGCGCTGGGGTTCGTCGGCCTTCAACAACTTCCGCGTCGTGCCGCCCGGCACCGGCATCTGCCACCAAGTGAACCTGGAGAACCTGGCCCAGACCGTCTGGACCCTGGACGAAGGCAAGAAGACCGTCGCCTATCCCGACACCGTCGTCGGCACCGACAGCCACACCACCATGATCAACGGCCTGGCCGTCCTGGGCTGGGGCGTGGGCGGCATCGAGGCCGAGGCGGCCATGCTGGGCCAGCCGATCCCGATGCTGATCCCCGAGGTCATCGGCTTCAAGCTGACGGGCACGATGCCCGAAGGCACGACGGCGACCGACCTGGTGCTGACCGTCACCCAGATGCTGCGCAAGAAGGGCGTGGTCGGCAAGTTCGTGGAATTCTTCGGCGACGCCCTGCCGAACATGACGATCGAGGACCAGGCGACCATCGCCAACATGGCGCCGGAATACGGCGCCACCTGCGGCTTCTTCCCCGTCTCGGCCGCCACCATCGGCTATCTGACCGCCACGGGCCGCGACAAGGCGCGCGTCGCCCTGGTCGAAGCCTACGCCAAGGCGCAGGGCCTGTGGATCGACGAGACCTCGGAAGACCCGGTCTTCACCGACGTTCTGGAACTGGACATCTCGACCGTCGTGCCGTCGCTGGCGGGTCCGAAGCGTCCGCAGGACCGTGTCGAACTGACCACCGCCGCCCCGGCCTTCGAAACCGCCCTGACCGACGTCTTCGCCCGCCCGGCCGACGCCCCGCGCGCCGAGGTCGAGGGTGAGAAGTTCACCGTCGGCGACGGCGACGTTGTCATCGCGGCCATCACCTCCTGCACCAACACCTCCAACCCGTCGGTGCTGATCGCCGCCGGTCTGGTGGCGCGCAAGGCCAATGCGTTGGGCCTGAAGGCCAAGCCCTGGGTCAAGACCTCGCTGGCCCCCGGCTCGCAGGTCGTGACCGACTATCTGACCGACGCCGGCCTGCAGAAGGATCTGGACGCCCTGGGCTTCAACCTGGTCGGCTATGGCTGCACCACCTGCATCGGCAACTCGGGTCCGCTGGATCCGGCCATCTCCAAGGCGATCAACGACAACGCCCTGGTCGCCACCTCGGTCCTGTCGGGCAACCGCAACTTCGAAGGTCGCGTGAACCCGGACGTCCAGGCCAACTATCTGGCCTCGCCGCCGCTGGTCGTGGCCTACGCCATCGCCGGCTCGATGCGGATCGACATCACCAAGGACCCGATCGGCCAAGACAAGAAGGGCAACGACGTCTTCCTGAAGGACGTCTGGCCGACCACCCAGGAAATCGCCGACATCCAGCGCAAGTCCGTCACCCCGGCCATGTTCGCCAAACGCTACAAGGACGTGTTCAAGGGCGACAAGCACTGGCAGGCCATCAAGGTCACCGGCGGTCAGACCTATGAGTGGGACGACAGCTCGACCTACGTCGCCAACCCGCCCTATTTCGACGGCCTGTCGATGGACCTGACCCCGGTTCAGGACGTGGTCGAGGCCCGCGTTCTGGCCATCTTCGGCGACTCGATCACCACCGACCACATCAGCCCGGCCGGTTCGATCAAGAAGACCTCGCCCGCCGGCGTCTATCTGACCAACCACGGCGTCGAGGCGGCCGAGTTCAACAGCTACGGCGCCCGTCGCGGCAACCACGAAGTCATGATGCGCGGCACATTCGCCAACATCCGCATCAAGAACCGCATCACGCCCGAGATCGAAGGCGGCGTGACCAAGCACTTCCCGTCGGGCGACACCATGTCGATCTATGACGCGGCCATGCGGTATCAGTCGGAAGGCCGCCCGCTGGTCGTCTTCGCCGGCAAGGAATACGGCACCGGCTCGTCGCGCGACTGGGCGGCGAAGGGCACGCGTCTGCTGGGCGTTCGCGCCGTCATCGCCGAAAGCTTCGAGCGCATCCACCGCTCCAACCTGGTCGGGATGGGCGTCGTGCCGCTGCAGTTCAAGCAGGACGGCTGGCTGAAGCTGGGCCTGACGGGCGAGGAGATCGTCACGATCCGCGGCCTGTCGGACGCCAACATCGGCAAGCTGAAGCCGCGTCAGGACCTGTGGGTCGAGCTGTTCCGCCCGTCGGACGGCAAGATGGCCCGCTTCCCGGTCCGCTGCCGCATCGATAACCAGACCGAGCTGGACTATCTGCTGGCCGGCGGCGTCATGCCCTATGTGCTGCGCAACCTGGCGCGCGGCCCGGAAACCGAAGCGCCGATCGCCGCCGAATAG
- a CDS encoding hydrogen peroxide-inducible genes activator: MLPTLRQLQYLKLLAEHGSFSRAAEAAHVSQPALSAGVQELERILGAPVVERARGAVIMTAVGAEAVRRAEDVLARTEDLVEAAKNAGRLLSGRFRLGVIPTVAPFLLPAKLPSVKAAYPSLKLFIREDLTPRLIAALKAGQIDAAVIALPYDAPGIAHARIGDDEIMAAAPADHALAAPGPIRPGSLRAEDLILLEDGHCLRDHALAALDIEAPRGDDVFAATSLHTLVQMVGSGLGVSFLPKMAVQAGLADNPSVAIRAFENQADGAPPHREIVVAWRAGSSRAAEARLLAEALKLE; this comes from the coding sequence ATGCTCCCCACGTTGCGTCAGCTCCAGTATCTCAAGCTCCTTGCCGAACACGGCAGCTTCTCGCGCGCCGCCGAGGCCGCCCACGTCAGCCAGCCCGCACTCAGCGCCGGGGTGCAGGAGCTTGAGCGCATCCTGGGCGCGCCGGTGGTCGAACGCGCGCGCGGCGCCGTGATCATGACCGCCGTCGGAGCGGAGGCCGTTCGCCGCGCCGAGGACGTCCTGGCCCGCACCGAGGATCTGGTCGAGGCGGCCAAGAACGCCGGCCGCCTGCTGTCCGGCCGCTTCCGCCTGGGCGTCATCCCGACCGTGGCCCCCTTCCTGCTGCCCGCCAAACTGCCGTCGGTGAAGGCCGCCTACCCCAGCCTGAAGCTGTTTATCCGCGAGGATCTGACGCCCCGGCTGATCGCGGCGCTGAAGGCGGGTCAGATCGACGCGGCGGTCATCGCCCTGCCCTATGATGCGCCGGGCATCGCCCACGCTCGCATCGGCGATGACGAGATCATGGCCGCCGCCCCCGCCGACCATGCCCTGGCCGCGCCCGGCCCCATCCGTCCCGGCTCGCTGCGGGCCGAGGATCTGATCCTGCTGGAGGACGGCCATTGTCTGCGCGACCACGCTCTGGCGGCGCTGGACATCGAGGCCCCGCGCGGCGACGACGTCTTTGCGGCCACCAGCCTACACACACTTGTCCAGATGGTCGGCTCGGGCCTCGGCGTCTCCTTCCTGCCCAAGATGGCGGTTCAGGCCGGACTGGCCGACAACCCGTCCGTCGCCATTCGCGCCTTCGAAAACCAGGCCGACGGCGCCCCGCCCCACCGCGAGATCGTCGTCGCCTGGCGCGCCGGCTCCAGCCGCGCAGCCGAGGCCCGGCTGCTGGCCGAGGCCCTGAAGCTAGAGTGA
- the katG gene encoding catalase/peroxidase HPI, whose product MTDEAKCPFSGRTPRSVAGGGVQNRDWWPNQLRVDLLNQHSAKSDPLGESFDYREAFSKLDYEALKADLRALMTDSKDWWPADFGHYGPQFIRMAWHSAGTYRVGDGRGGGGRGQQRFAPLNSWPDNVNIDKSRRLLWPIKQKYGQAISWADLMILTGNVALETMGFRTFGFSGGRADTWEPDQDVYWGRETTWLGGDERYAHGSDGVVKPGDEAVLVSDDNADGDKHSRDLENPLAAVQMGLIYVNPEGPDGNPDPIAAARDIRDTFARMAMNDEETVALIAGGHTFGKTHGAGPADHVGAEPEGDGLEAQGLGWTSSFGTGHGADAITSGLEVTWTQTPAQWSNFYFENLFGFEWELEKSPAGAHQWVAKDAGEIIPDAHDPAKKKRPTMLTTDLSMRFDPEYEKISRRFLNDPEAFADAFARAWFKLTHRDLGPRSRYVGPEVPSEVLLWQDPVPEVDHPLIDATDAAALKAKVLDSGLSTAELVGTAWASASTFRGGDKRGGANGARIRLAPQKDWAINQPEQLHRVLKTLERIQTEFNQAQTGGKKVSLADLIVLAGNAGVEQAAKAAGHDASVPFTPGRTDASQADTDVESFGYLEPVADGFRNFQKARYAVPAESLLIDQAQRLTLTAPEMTVLIGGLRAININTGGATHGVLTERPGVLSNDVFVNLLDMDVKWAATSDAKDVFEGRDRKTGEAKWTGTRVDLVFGSNAVLRALAEVYAGADAEGKFVSDFVAAWTKVMELDRFDLHG is encoded by the coding sequence ATGACCGACGAAGCCAAATGCCCCTTTTCCGGCCGGACGCCCCGGTCGGTCGCAGGCGGCGGCGTTCAGAACCGCGATTGGTGGCCCAACCAGCTGCGGGTCGATCTGCTGAACCAGCATTCGGCCAAGTCCGATCCGCTGGGCGAGTCGTTCGACTACCGCGAGGCCTTTTCCAAGCTGGACTATGAGGCGCTGAAGGCGGATCTGCGCGCGCTGATGACGGACTCCAAGGATTGGTGGCCGGCGGACTTCGGCCATTATGGCCCGCAGTTCATCCGCATGGCCTGGCACAGCGCCGGCACCTATCGCGTCGGCGATGGTCGGGGCGGCGGCGGGCGGGGCCAGCAGCGGTTCGCGCCGCTGAACTCCTGGCCCGACAACGTCAATATCGACAAGTCGCGCCGGCTGCTTTGGCCGATCAAGCAGAAGTACGGCCAGGCCATCTCCTGGGCCGACCTGATGATCCTGACCGGCAACGTCGCGCTGGAGACGATGGGTTTCCGCACCTTCGGCTTCTCCGGCGGCCGCGCCGATACCTGGGAGCCGGATCAGGACGTCTACTGGGGTCGCGAGACGACCTGGCTGGGCGGCGACGAACGCTATGCCCACGGCTCGGATGGGGTGGTGAAGCCGGGCGATGAGGCCGTACTTGTCAGCGATGACAATGCGGACGGCGATAAGCACTCGCGCGATCTGGAGAACCCGCTGGCCGCCGTGCAGATGGGCCTGATCTACGTCAATCCGGAAGGGCCGGACGGCAATCCCGATCCGATCGCGGCGGCGCGCGACATCCGCGACACCTTCGCCCGGATGGCGATGAACGACGAGGAGACGGTCGCCCTGATCGCGGGCGGCCATACCTTCGGCAAGACGCACGGCGCGGGACCGGCCGACCACGTCGGCGCAGAGCCGGAAGGCGACGGCCTGGAGGCGCAGGGCCTGGGCTGGACCTCCAGCTTCGGCACGGGACACGGCGCCGACGCCATCACCAGCGGCCTGGAAGTCACCTGGACCCAGACCCCGGCCCAATGGAGCAACTTCTATTTCGAAAACCTGTTCGGCTTCGAATGGGAGCTGGAGAAGTCTCCGGCGGGCGCGCACCAGTGGGTCGCCAAGGACGCGGGCGAGATCATCCCCGACGCCCACGATCCGGCCAAGAAGAAACGGCCGACCATGCTGACGACCGACCTGTCGATGCGGTTCGACCCGGAATACGAGAAGATCTCGCGCCGGTTCCTGAACGATCCGGAAGCGTTCGCCGACGCCTTTGCGCGGGCCTGGTTCAAGCTGACGCATCGCGATCTGGGGCCGCGTTCGCGCTACGTCGGGCCGGAAGTCCCGAGCGAAGTCCTGTTGTGGCAGGATCCGGTGCCGGAGGTCGATCACCCGCTGATCGACGCGACGGACGCGGCGGCTCTGAAGGCCAAGGTGCTGGACTCGGGCTTGAGTACTGCCGAACTGGTCGGCACGGCCTGGGCCTCGGCCTCGACCTTCCGCGGCGGGGACAAGCGGGGCGGGGCCAACGGCGCCCGCATTCGCCTGGCACCGCAGAAGGATTGGGCCATCAACCAGCCCGAACAGCTGCACCGGGTGTTGAAGACGCTGGAGCGCATCCAGACCGAGTTCAACCAGGCGCAGACGGGCGGCAAGAAGGTGTCCCTGGCCGACCTGATCGTGCTGGCCGGCAACGCGGGCGTCGAGCAGGCGGCCAAGGCGGCGGGCCACGACGCCAGCGTGCCGTTCACGCCCGGCCGGACGGACGCCAGCCAGGCGGACACGGATGTTGAATCCTTCGGCTATCTGGAGCCGGTCGCCGATGGATTCCGCAACTTCCAGAAGGCCCGCTATGCCGTGCCGGCCGAGTCGCTGCTGATCGATCAGGCGCAGCGGCTGACGCTGACGGCGCCGGAGATGACGGTGCTGATCGGCGGCCTGCGAGCGATCAACATCAATACGGGCGGCGCGACGCATGGCGTGCTGACTGAGCGGCCGGGCGTGCTGTCCAACGATGTCTTCGTCAACCTGCTGGACATGGACGTGAAGTGGGCGGCGACCTCGGACGCCAAGGACGTGTTCGAAGGCCGCGATCGCAAGACGGGCGAAGCCAAGTGGACCGGCACGCGTGTCGATCTGGTGTTCGGCTCCAACGCCGTGCTGCGCGCGCTGGCCGAGGTCTATGCTGGGGCCGACGCCGAAGGGAAGTTCGTCTCGGACTTCGTGGCGGCCTGGACCAAGGTGATGGAGCTGGACCGGTTCGACCTGCACGGTTGA
- a CDS encoding glutaminyl-peptide cyclotransferase yields the protein MMRLSSRLAGLVAGLLLTTGVALPVRAEVPVQSYEVVRAYPHDRSAFTEGLFFHDGDLYESTGLYPSFIRKVDLETGRVERQRDLPTIYFGEGMTTLNGKLYSLTWRNHIGFIWKLDDFSPLGGFSYPGEGWALTTDGRRLIMSDGTDQLRFLDPETLAETGRVSVTADGRPLDQINELEWIDGEVFANIWQDNRLARIDPETGVVKAFIDLTALVPKGANLDPNDDVLNGIAWDATGKRLFVTGKRWPQLFEIKLR from the coding sequence ATGATGCGCCTGTCGTCCCGGCTCGCCGGCCTCGTCGCCGGCCTGCTGCTGACGACAGGCGTCGCCCTGCCGGTCAGGGCCGAAGTCCCGGTCCAGTCTTACGAGGTCGTGCGGGCCTATCCGCACGACCGGTCGGCCTTCACCGAAGGCCTCTTCTTCCACGACGGCGACCTTTACGAGAGCACGGGCCTTTATCCGTCCTTCATCCGCAAGGTCGATTTGGAGACCGGCCGCGTGGAGCGTCAGCGCGACCTGCCGACCATCTATTTCGGCGAGGGCATGACCACGCTGAACGGCAAGCTTTACAGCCTGACCTGGCGCAACCACATCGGCTTCATCTGGAAGCTGGACGATTTCTCGCCTCTGGGCGGTTTTTCCTATCCGGGCGAGGGCTGGGCCCTGACCACCGACGGCCGCCGTCTGATCATGAGCGACGGCACCGATCAGTTGCGCTTCCTCGATCCCGAGACCCTGGCCGAGACCGGCCGCGTCTCCGTCACCGCCGACGGCCGGCCGCTGGATCAGATCAACGAGCTGGAATGGATCGACGGCGAGGTCTTCGCCAATATCTGGCAGGACAACCGCCTCGCGCGCATCGATCCCGAGACCGGCGTGGTCAAGGCCTTTATCGACCTGACCGCCCTGGTCCCCAAGGGCGCCAACCTCGACCCCAACGACGACGTCCTGAACGGCATCGCCTGGGACGCAACCGGCAAACGCCTGTTCGTCACCGGCAAACGCTGGCCGCAACTGTTCGAGATCAAGCTACGCTAG
- a CDS encoding TerC family protein: MLDSITPLLSDPAAWAALVTLIVMEVVLGIDNLIFISILSNKLPEHQRQKVRRIGIGLALVMRLALLSIIAWLVGLVQPVFTVMGNEFSWKDLILIAGGLFLVWKATKEIHHTVDPTPSHDVMDKKDVVIANAGAAIFQIILLDIVFSIDSILTAVGMTEHLPIMVVAVLVAVTVMLLAADPLANFINKNPSVVMLALGFLLMIGMVLIADGFGYHVPKGYIYAAMAFSAGVEALNMLGRKSASKKEKAELARSEANAAEARAQKAEAEAAAERG, from the coding sequence ATGCTCGACAGCATAACTCCCCTGCTCTCCGATCCGGCCGCCTGGGCTGCATTGGTGACCCTCATCGTGATGGAGGTCGTGCTCGGCATCGACAACCTGATCTTCATCTCGATCCTGTCGAACAAACTGCCCGAGCATCAGCGGCAGAAGGTGCGGCGCATCGGTATCGGCTTGGCGCTGGTCATGCGTCTGGCCCTGCTGTCGATCATCGCCTGGCTGGTCGGTCTGGTGCAGCCGGTCTTCACCGTCATGGGCAATGAATTCTCGTGGAAGGACCTGATCCTGATCGCGGGCGGTCTGTTCCTCGTCTGGAAGGCCACGAAGGAAATCCACCACACGGTCGATCCCACGCCCAGCCACGACGTCATGGACAAGAAGGACGTGGTCATCGCCAACGCCGGCGCGGCCATCTTCCAGATCATCCTGTTGGACATCGTGTTCTCGATCGACTCGATCCTGACCGCCGTCGGCATGACCGAGCACCTGCCGATCATGGTCGTCGCCGTCCTGGTCGCCGTGACCGTCATGCTGCTGGCCGCCGACCCGCTGGCCAACTTCATCAACAAGAACCCCAGCGTGGTCATGCTGGCGCTCGGCTTCCTCCTGATGATCGGCATGGTGTTGATCGCCGACGGCTTCGGCTATCATGTGCCCAAGGGCTACATCTATGCGGCCATGGCCTTCTCGGCCGGTGTTGAGGCGTTGAACATGCTGGGTCGCAAATCCGCATCCAAGAAGGAAAAGGCCGAACTGGCCCGCAGCGAGGCCAACGCCGCCGAGGCCCGCGCCCAAAAGGCCGAGGCCGAAGCCGCCGCCGAGCGGGGCTGA
- a CDS encoding NAD-dependent succinate-semialdehyde dehydrogenase has product MAYRTLNPFTEQLVEGYPEHTDDAVEAALAKADGLFHSDWSKGDIQPRLAVLKSLSGLLTANRDELARTMAEEMGKPLAQGQGEIDLCAGIAAYYAEKAADFLKPEKIASELGEAWVEFHPIGVLLAVEPWNFPIYQLIRVVAPAIAVGNPVLYKHAGIVPRCAARFAELVRDAGAPEGFVANLYISSEKVAELIGDDRIQGVALTGSEGAGAKVSARASEMLKKSTLELGGSDVFVVLDDADLEKAVAAGVEGRLSNAGQVCTGSKRFIVQKSVSDAFIAGFVEGMKTAVMGDPLDEATDLGPLSSEDALKTLTKQVEEAIQHGAKAVTGGKPADRTGFFYEPTVLTDVARDNPAFYQEFFGPVAQVFVVEDDDAVVALANDSHFGLGGSIFSGDTDRARKLASRIETGMVFINTTTTSMPELPFGGVKRSGFGRELGDVGIKEFVNRKLVVVSAD; this is encoded by the coding sequence ATGGCCTATCGCACCCTCAATCCCTTCACCGAACAACTGGTCGAGGGCTATCCCGAACACACCGACGACGCCGTCGAGGCCGCCCTGGCCAAGGCCGACGGCCTGTTCCATTCGGATTGGTCCAAGGGCGACATCCAGCCGCGCCTCGCCGTGCTGAAATCCCTGTCGGGCCTTCTGACCGCAAACCGCGACGAGCTGGCCCGCACCATGGCCGAGGAGATGGGCAAGCCCCTGGCTCAGGGGCAGGGCGAGATCGATCTGTGCGCCGGCATCGCCGCCTACTATGCCGAGAAGGCCGCCGATTTCCTCAAGCCCGAAAAGATCGCCAGCGAACTGGGCGAGGCCTGGGTCGAGTTTCACCCGATCGGCGTGCTGCTGGCGGTCGAGCCGTGGAACTTCCCGATCTATCAGCTGATCCGCGTGGTGGCTCCCGCCATCGCGGTCGGCAATCCCGTGCTCTACAAGCACGCGGGCATCGTGCCGCGCTGCGCCGCCCGGTTCGCCGAACTGGTGCGCGACGCCGGCGCGCCCGAAGGCTTCGTCGCCAACCTCTACATCTCATCCGAAAAGGTCGCCGAACTGATCGGCGACGACCGCATCCAGGGCGTGGCCCTGACGGGTTCCGAGGGCGCCGGCGCCAAGGTTTCGGCCCGCGCTTCGGAAATGCTGAAGAAGTCCACGCTGGAACTGGGCGGCAGCGATGTCTTCGTGGTTCTGGACGACGCCGACCTCGAAAAGGCGGTCGCGGCGGGCGTCGAAGGCCGCCTGTCCAACGCCGGACAGGTCTGCACAGGCTCCAAACGCTTCATCGTTCAGAAGTCGGTCTCCGACGCCTTCATCGCCGGCTTCGTCGAGGGCATGAAGACCGCCGTCATGGGCGACCCGCTGGACGAGGCGACCGACCTGGGTCCGCTGTCGTCCGAGGATGCGCTGAAGACCCTGACCAAACAGGTCGAGGAGGCGATCCAGCACGGCGCCAAGGCGGTGACCGGCGGAAAGCCCGCCGACCGCACCGGCTTCTTCTACGAGCCGACCGTCCTGACCGACGTCGCGCGCGACAACCCGGCCTTCTATCAGGAGTTCTTCGGCCCGGTGGCTCAGGTGTTTGTGGTCGAGGACGACGATGCGGTCGTGGCCCTGGCCAACGATTCCCACTTCGGCCTGGGCGGCTCGATCTTCTCGGGCGACACCGACCGCGCCCGCAAACTGGCCTCGCGCATTGAGACCGGCATGGTCTTCATCAACACCACCACGACCTCCATGCCCGAACTGCCGTTCGGCGGCGTCAAACGCTCGGGCTTCGGCCGCGAGCTGGGCGATGTCGGCATCAAGGAGTTCGTGAACCGCAAGCTGGTGGTCGTCAGCGCCGACTGA
- a CDS encoding F0F1 ATP synthase subunit delta — MADDFRTTEVGDRYAQALFDLALETGRLDAVRADLKSLKAAWTESADLRRLATSPVIAAPDQAKGLVAIAAKAKFEQTTTNFLGLLSQNGRAKDLPAVIAGFEARYAKHAGVVAAEVVSAQPLDDKQVAAITAALSKSLGKAPELTARVDPSILGGLKVKVGSKLFDASLKTKLDQMKFALKRA, encoded by the coding sequence GTGGCTGATGATTTCAGAACGACGGAAGTCGGCGATCGCTACGCACAGGCGCTGTTCGACCTGGCGCTGGAAACCGGCCGCCTGGACGCCGTCCGCGCCGACCTGAAGTCGCTGAAGGCGGCCTGGACCGAAAGCGCCGACCTGCGTCGCCTGGCCACATCGCCCGTCATCGCCGCGCCCGACCAGGCCAAGGGTCTGGTCGCCATCGCCGCCAAGGCCAAGTTCGAGCAGACCACCACAAACTTCCTGGGCCTGCTGTCGCAGAACGGCCGCGCCAAGGACCTGCCGGCCGTGATCGCCGGGTTTGAGGCCCGCTACGCCAAACACGCCGGCGTCGTCGCCGCCGAGGTCGTCTCGGCCCAGCCGCTGGACGACAAACAGGTCGCCGCCATCACCGCCGCCCTGTCCAAGAGCCTGGGCAAGGCGCCGGAACTGACCGCACGCGTCGATCCGTCGATCCTGGGCGGCCTGAAGGTCAAGGTGGGGTCGAAACTGTTCGACGCCTCGCTGAAGACCAAACTCGACCAGATGAAGTTCGCCCTGAAACGAGCCTAG